In the genome of Panthera leo isolate Ple1 chromosome F3, P.leo_Ple1_pat1.1, whole genome shotgun sequence, the window TGTTGAGCACAAGGAAGAAGGcggagaggaggaggcaggcaaAGACGGCCAAGCCCACGGCCACTGAGACctgcggggcgggggagggggcagacccAGAATTCTTCCTATGGCCTCAAAGCTCCCCCAAAGCACATGGCTTCTCCGGCCTGCGCGGGGGCCCAGAGTCAGGCCCCTAGACCTGCCCCCTACTCCCCTGGCGCCCCAGGCCGTGGCTGTGAGGGTGGCTGAGGGAGCTCAGGCCACACGGTAGAGGTCCCCACGCTGTGACCAGAAAGGACACACGGACAAGCTGCTAGCCCAGACTCCGGACCCCAAGTCCTCGGCAAGCTTCCCGCCCACACTCACCCCAAAAGGGGTTTCGTCCTTTTTCTCCACTGGGTCTCCGGACGTGCTGTTCGAGTCTGTGGGGACACAGGGGAGAGTGGGCACACTCAGTGCCTCCTGCAGcaatgccccccgcccccgccgacCCCTGGGGGGTCAGGTCAGccgtgccccctgccccagcctcgcCTTCAGACCAGACAGAACCCGCCCTCCGGCCTGAGCTACTCACCCACCGGCGAGAAGGAGACTGccgtgggaggaggagagaaagccaTCAGATGCCGGGCGGAGAGTGGAGAGTcaccccccgcccttcccccagACTCATCCCTTCCCGGGGCGGGGTGGGACAGGGAGGTGACGCTGCTGGACCTTGCTGAGAACAGGCACGTGGCCCCTTGCAGCCGAGCCACGGATGCCCTGGGGCAGGGCCCTCTCTCCTGCCAGCCCAAGCGAGTGGACTAGCCCCGGGGGGTTCGGGGCtcctgggctgggagggggggcgggcCAAGGAGGCCAGCACCGAGCCTGTCACCACAACCCCAGGCCCCGGCACCCCAACTTCTGGGGTCGGGATCACAGCAGCGTGTGGGCAGGGCctacccccccccgccccctcgaCACCCGCACCCGCACCCAGGGGGagccgggggggggcggggttcagGGTGGCCCTCGCACCGGGGATGGGGTCTTCGGGGTTGAACTCGAACGGGTTGTCCATGAAGGCCGCCAGCACGGAGGCGGCGGCCCGGCCAGAGGGGTTGGCGGCCAGCAGCGTGTAGTTGCCGTTGTTGACGTGGGTGGGCTGGTTGAGGCGCAGGCAGCCGTGCCGCACGGTCTCGTTGGCCGCCGGCTCCAGGAACTCCGTGAAGATGAAGCTCGTCTCGTTGAGCACCGAGCCGTTGAAGAGCCAGCGCAGGGAGGGCGCCGGCTGCCCGTCCACCGAGAAGGGGATGCACCAGTGGTGCAGCTCTACGGCGGCATGCAGCTGCACACTGGCCGGGACTGCGGGCCACAGACAGGGGCGCGGCGAGGTCAGCCGCCGGGGAGCCCAGCGTGGCCCCTCCAggtcggggaggggggtgagggggggcgggcagagccAGAAATCAGGTGGCGGGCCTCAGGGAAATGGGTGAGCAGCCCCTAACGAATTCCCCCGGAGGGACATTTTGGAGAAGGGCGACAGTAAATCGTCAACCAACCAGGCAGCAGGTGCACGAAATGCAGAGGCTTAAAGCACTTAAGCAGTGGCCGTGAGCAAGCGACGGCCCCGGAGAAGCGGGGTGCCCGGCTGCGGAAACTAAGCACGCCGTGTCTCTCGGACAAGAGATCCGGAAAAATTAAGTGCAGTCAAGCTTAAGAAGACCGCGAGAGGGCCTAGACATCAAACAAGCAAAACGTATCTAGTTAAAAAGCTTTCTGAAAACAGATACGGGTTTGAAAGAGACCCGACCtaaaaaaagcagacacatacATGTCAGGCAGCGGGATCCCCCTCGGCAGGGAGCGAAGCAGCCAAAGCCACTCCCACAGACACAGACGAGCCCGAAAACGTGCCGCTGAGCAAAAGAACGCACAATAATAGTGGCAGGGTGATTCCACGCGTGCGACGCACAGGGACAGGTAAGACGAAGCCACCTTGACGGGGCTGTGGGACGGGtgtcaaattgtttttaaaagcaaggaaaagaggGTCACGGAAGTCCAGATGGGGCGGAGAAAAAGGATGGCGAGAGGAAGGGAGTGTCTTCAGAAGAGCTGAAGAGTGATCACTGTTTAAAGTGTCTGagtttggggcgcccgggggctcagtcggttaagcatccgactcttggttccggctcaggtcacgatctcacggtttgggggcGCGAGACccagcctcgggctctgtgctgacagtggggagcctgcttgggattctctttctccctctctctgcccctcccctgctccctctctctctctctctctctctctctctctctcaagaataaataaataaaaacttagatggaaaccaatttgacaataaatttcatgtatcaaaaaaaatagtgttaagagctaacaaaataaataattaaaaaaataaaaacttagaaacaattttaaataaaaagaaaataaagtgcctAGGTTTTATGTACAAATCTAGATCATAGATCACAACTAAAGAACTATGTAACGCACCGGGTTTAAAGTGATTTGTTGGCAGACCTAGGGGAATTAGGCAGCGAGCCTACAGAAGAAGCCGGGAGGGGAATTTCTTGTCTTAAGACTAGGATGCGCGACAAGAGTACTACGAAGGCTACGAAGGGTCAGGCGGTGAAGCGATCcagcagggagcagagagaacaGCCGGGCGGCGGGCACCAAGGGCCTCAGGTAGCAAGACTTGGGCAGGGGGCCAAAAAGAAATCCATCACCATCCCTCCGGCCTTGACAAGCCCCCAGGACTTCCCCCACAGGATCAGGTTTTCATGGGAATCTGGAAACAGCTGGGCAGGAGCAGCTGTGGAGACACATATCCCGGCCCAtcctccagccccccacccccacagcctctcttcagggaaggaggggacatgggggtggggggccgtcATTGGGACTCACAGGACACGTTGACCTGCACGGAGACTTCAGCCCGGCCCACATCATTCTCCGCCCAGCATGTCACATTCTTCCTGTTGAGGTCACTGGTGACATTGGCCAGGGTCAGCCCCAGGGATGGCAGAGCCCCAGATTGCTGGGTcggggaagagagggggaaatcAGGCAAAGTGTCAGCAGGCTTGGGTATGGAGGCAGGGGGCCGGAGCTGAGGTCTTTGGGGGAGCCCCTGGGGCTccagatggaaaaggaagaaggcgTAGGGGGAGGAAAGAGGTACAGGAGAGAATATAGCAGAGAACGGCCCCCCTCCTTTAGAGCTCGTTCGCAGACTATGTCCTGGATCGTGTATTTAACGGTCCAAAACATCTAGAACGTGACCAGTAACCTCAAAATAGGCACGGGATACCCTGAACCAAAACCACCGTCCGAGCAGCTAAATAGATGCCAAGAATCCCAAGCGCCAAACAGACGCAACTCACTGGACGAACCAGCTGGGGTCTCGCCACCCTGCTCGTTTTTGTTTTACACACAGTTCTAATGGTCTCAGCCCAAGGAAGGCCAGAAACGCAGAGGCGGCTTGGATGGCAGGGCGGCAGGTGGGAGGGACAGCGGCAGCATGACCCCACCCACTTTGGCAGATAAACACAGAGAGTGAAGTTACAGGCAAAGCAACTTGATTCTGAATCATCATCGAAAGATTGaatcagcttcagattctcttcctAAGAAACTGCGGCTACGTGCCAGTTCCATGACCTTAGGACAATTCTTAATCTTGCTGAACcgtggttttcttgttttgtaagCTAGGGACGTAGACAAAATGATCTTTTGACGTTCTAGAAAgctattttcataaaatgatgaaaatacacGAAACAGTGGATGACCCTCACTTATCTGGAAATTTCCTAAATGTGGAATCCTTTGAATaagtgtgggaggaggtgagcctTCCCCCGGTTTCCACTGGAGTATTAGCCTGAAGACTCCAGAAGAGCCCTCCAGTCTCTTGTGCAAGCTCTGGGTTCCAGGCTCCTCCAGGggaagccctgccctgccctgcccccagcttcTCTTTGCTGTCCCATCTCCCCCAGATCACTCTGGGCATAGGGCATCCCACTAACTCAGAGCTGCTCCACGATCCCCCAGTGTCCTGAGGGTGACCAGCACCCCCTGCCCTCTATTTAACCCAGTTGGGTGTGGCTTTTCTATAGGAAGTTTCTAGAAAACAGAAGCGGTGGCAAACATGTAAGTCTcccaaagagaaaaagcaaaacccTGGAATTTCCCAAAGCAGTTGCCAGAGGTGTCTCCACAGAGGGTCACGGCCAACCTCCTGCCTCTACCTTGTTCCCTTCCACCGCTCACTCTCGGGGGCTGTGCTctctgggagggaaggagccacACAGTGGCTAGTGGTCCCCCCACCGTGCCTGGATCCCCTGCTCTGGTGGTTCCTCCTTCAGTATTGTTCCAGGGGCCTCCAGCAATTCTGGGGGATGGTTCCCTCCCAAAGCGAGGGCCTCCGCACTGAACACGCTGGTCTGGCTCCTCCAAGGGCCCGGACCCTGCGTGTCTCCTCGTGGGGCCAGAGTTTTGGGTGGGCGCAGCCTATCGTCCACCCCTGCTGATCTTGTCAACAAGGCCTGAGCCTGCTGCGGCTACACTGCCATCATCAGCCTGACGACAAAGGGCAAGGCGTGGGAAGATGCCCAAAGACACATCTGCAGGACAGAGATAGCAGCCAGAGTGTCCAGAGGCAGGCGGGACATCAAAGGTCATCACGTCCACCTCCGCAGTAGACAGATACGGAGACCAAAGTGCAGGCAGATTGAGGCATTTTTCCAAAAGTCAGTCCAAAAACTCATTAGTGACAAAGCTGGACCCAGACCCGGGCCTTCTTCCCTAATACGGTCGTCACACGCCCAAGAAGACGCTGCTTCCAGAATCTCCAGAAAAAGACGGGAAGGATCCTGAGGACTCACCTGGGTGCCAGGACCACAAATACTGTGCTCTCTCCCTCGTCTCGTTTCCTTCTCCAGAAAGCAGGTGCACGGCAGGGATAGTCTGTGGGTTCAGGGACCTTCTCTTTTGCGGCCAGAGAGGGGCCTAAGTCCTGGCGGCCCCAGCAGAGCCTGGGGTCCCTGCTGGGCCAGTGCCCACCCTGAGGGTACGTGTGCACCTGCCCCACAGAATGAGCCTCGGCCCCGTGGAGTTAAGCCGTATCTGTCCATCCCTCACGCTCTACGTGCTTCCtcctcactgtctctcttttcctgtctttggcCCCGTGTCCTGTCCGAGCCTctcctgggaggaggggaagaggaggaccagggacggggggcgggggtgggataCAGCGCTTCTCACCGTCACCGTGGCCGACTCCTCCAGCTCCGTGAGGATCCAGCCAGCTtgctccaggccccgcccctccacctGGCATTGTAGCAACACATCGTCCCCCACGTTCACGGAGGCATTGGGCGTCTGGACCTTCAGCACGGGCACGCCTGGCAGCCCGGGACGGCCAAGGGAGGTCAGAGCAGGGAGTGGCCTTGGGGCCCTCCCTGGCGccatgcctcctcccccaccctcctcagcGACCCCGAGCCCTTACTGGCAATGCCTCCCAACCTCCAGTCCCCCCAGCTTTTGCCAGTGCCCGCTCCCCAGTCCCCTCTCAGTGCCCGCTCCCGGGGCATGCGGCTCCTTCCCAGCCCCTTACACCACCTCCAGCACCTACCACAGCTGGCGTTGGACAAGAGGGCCAGGGGCCCCTGCCCGGGACACTGCAGCCTCTGTGCAGGAACTCCGCCcaggccctcctcctcccagcgCAGCAGCCAGTGCAGGGCACAAGAACAGCGCAGAGGGTTCCCCGACAGGACCCTGTGGGCACGGGGACACCGAGAGAGGGTCAGGGCGGGGCAGGTGTCAGCCAGGGGAGCCACAGAGAAGGAGGTATCACAGTAAGAGGGAGTGCAGTCAGAGCGCAGGGGCGGGAACGTCCACAGGGAAAGGAGCGGGGACAGAGGAGAGGCTCCTCCTCCTGGGGACCCAGGAACAAGACATCGTCACAAGAAATCGCATCTGGAAAGTCAAGGAGCCGGCTGGGGGCTCCACGCAATTGCCCTGCCCCAGCGGGCTCCCTGGGATGACAGGCCGGGCGAGGCCTCTGAGCAGGGTGACAAAGAGGGAAGGGCGCTGGGGTGGCCCACAGGCCCCAGGTGCCGACCACACACAGACCTCTGCTGCCCAGCCGGCCCGCGTGCACAGGGTGCCGGCAGTGTGGGCAGATGCACGCGCGGCCCCCAGCCTCCAGTGGGCCTGCGGCCTCTTTGATGGGGGTCACGGTCACGTGCCGAGTCCCTGTCTCGGGTCTCAGCTCGCTGCCGAACACGTAGTCCCCAAAGAGCGTGCCCCGCATCTCCACACACACCCAGTGACACACCTCCACACAGGGATACGAGTCCccatgcacacgcgcacacacacacgcacacaccgcTCCGGCCCCCTGGAAGCCCCACACTCACAGCTCCTGCAGCGACAGGCCCTGGACGGTTTTCCAGGAGAGAGACTCCAAAGCGTTAAAGGAGAGATTCCTGTGGGAGGTGAGATAGAGACAGTGGCCTTGAGCCCCAGCTGGCCTGCtctggcctggggcgggggggggggggggggggagccccgGGAGCCACAGGAAGCTGCTGTCCGGCCGCCCTTCCTGGGGCAACAACCAGAATCATCCAAGGGGCACCGGGGTCGGGACAGGTTAGGCTCTTTGagtcctcctctcctccctgggaCAGCAAGGGTTAACCCCACTTAACCCCCTCCCTAGACCCCAGGGAGGGGGTCCCAGGGAACAGccgctcccctctcccccaccctggccccagcTGGCAAAGTGCTGAGGCCCCAGCTGGGGGAAGGGGCTCCATCTGTGCTCCCCTACCCACGCCCGGGACGGGCcacaggaggagggggatggggaccAGGATCTCAGACTCCTTcctcagctccccccacccctcccttcccctcctcaggGCCCCTGGCCCCGGGGTCCCTAGCTGGAGACAGGGAGAAGTGAGCCCTGAGGGGTACCAGCTCCTGGCCACACCGTGAGCCACGTTAGGAGCCCCGGTCGGTGCCTTACGCCAGGCTTCGTCTACAGGGCCTGCCTTGGGGCCCCCGGGTAGCTGTTTgttgagcggccgactcttggtttcagctcaggtcatgatcccacagttcaggggatggagccctgtgtcggctctgcgctgactgcaccgggcctgcttaggatcctctctctcctctctctctctgccccttccccctcccccgtcaaaataaacattagagggcgcctggggggctcagtgggttaagctgccaacttcagctcaggtgatgatgtcATGGtcggtaagttcgagccccgcctccgggctctgagctggcgaagcctgcttggggttctcactctctcctctctctctctctctctctctctctgcccttcccccactcgtgctttctctctctctcaaaagaaataaattgggGATGACACGACCTCTCACCGCGTTGACCGTGAAGATTCACTGACGTCACGTATTGTGAGGTGTCACTGGGCACTCATCTTTAACTGAAGCCCCCAGTGTGTAGTCCGGGATGGAACATCACTTTTGCGTGTGTgacagagaggggtgggggaggggcagagggagaccaaggatccaaagcaggctccgcgcccacagcagagagcctgattcggggctcggattcacgaaccgtgagatcatgacctgagccaaagccagacacccccccccccgcccccgcttccaGGCTACCCCAGGGGCTCCCGCCGCCCGCTTGCTCCCTCGCACTGGTGTGGATCTGAACTCCGGGAAGAAAAACGGGGCAGGCACCTATGAGACGGACACATCCTGTGGCAGGCAGCGCGGGGAAGAGACCGCGAGGACCTTGGAGCCCAcggggtgggagctgggggggCTCCCGCCTCCCTGGAGCAGGTGAGGACGAGCCCCAGGAGAACGGGGGAGACACTGGCCCGACCAGCTCGGGGCTTTCTtcagaatggggggtggggggcacgagCCCAGCAGCCGCCCAAGTCTGGGGGCCctcccgctccctctgccccgcccgGGCCACTCACAGGCGACTGAGCCGAGGAGTAAAATGGAAGGCATCTGGTGCCACGAAACGGAGCCCGCTCTTCACGATGGCGCTGGGGGCGGGGACAGCAGGATCAGCCCCCCCCGGGCCTCAGCTACCCACGCCAgaccccagtgcccagcaccGGACCCCCCAAACCCTCACAGCCTCCCCGGCTACCCTGGCCCCACTGACCCTCGGGCTTTCTGATCTCCTCCTGGAGTCTCCGAATCCCCGGCCTTTGCTGAGCCCCGTGCCCGCACCCGTGCCCGCACCCCTACCTGCAGCCTCACTGGTGCCCGCACCCACGCCCACACCCGCACCCGCGCCCACACCCGCACCCGCGCCCACACCCGCAGCCCCTCACAGGCCTCTCAGCTCCCCCAGGCCCCTCAGGTCACTGGGCTCCAGATGCCGCAGCCGCTCTTGGTTCTCGATGtagctgtggggagagggggcggaGTCACAGGGGTTCAGCTCTCCAAGTCCCGTATGCCGCCACCGCCTCCCCCACAGTCACACgtgcaggtgcacacacactcttatgaacacttgcacacacacgcactcggGCACACGCAGACCTGCTGCACGCACATACACGCACAGGTACATGCATACACGTATACGCAGAGACACCTCACACTCACTTACACACGTGCGTGCATCCTCTCACCTctcatgcgtgcacacacagccatgcacacacacgcaggcaTACACATACGCACAGAGACACGCCTCCTCAACGCACGTCACACACGCGCCTGTGACGTCAGCACGCCTACGCCCTCACGAGTggacatgtgtgtgcacatatctCTCACGTGCACGGATGTACTCACATTCCTAAACACACAGAAGCCCAGTCTCAGCTTGGTGTTCTGCTTTTATGCACAGGGCCTGTCCCACACATGTCAGAAACGGGGGGTCCCGCACATGCTTAGAAATGGGGGGGTCCCACACATGCTCAAAAATGGGGGTCCCGTATGTGTCAGAAATGGGGGGTCTCACACATGCTCAGAAATGGGGGGTCCCACACATGCTCAAAAATGGGGGGCCCCACAAATGCTCAGATATGGGGGGGTCCCGCACGTTTCAGAAATGGGGATCCTGCACGTGTCAGAAATGGGGGGTCGTGCACGTGTCAGAAGTGGGGGGGTCCCACACATGCTCAGAAATGGGGTGTCCCGCACAGGCTCAAAAATGGGGGGTCCCGTATGTGTCAGAAATGGGGGGTTTCACACATGCTCAGAAATGGGGGTCCCACACATGCTCAAAAATGGGGGGTCCCGTATGTGTCAGAAATGGGGGGTCTCGCACATGCTCAGAAATGGGGGGTCCCACAATTGCTCAGATATGGGGGGTCCCGCACGTGTCAGAAATGGGGATCCTGCACATGTCAGAAATGGGGGGTCGTGCACGTGTCAGAGGTGGGGGGTCCCCGCAGAAACACTTGCCTCTTGCTTCCACCAAGGGCCTAGGCTCACCACAGCCACTGCCCCCCCAGCACAGAGGAAGCCCTGTGGTCATGCACATATGTGTTCCCAAACACACATTCACCATCTGCGCTGACCCACAttgcagcacacacacacacacacacacacacacgccccaccctctcctcctcaaAGCCACAGCCCCTCCCTACTCAAGCAGCAATTcctaccccccccacacacacacctttcagCAGAGCAAGCCAGAGGCACAAGGCTGTTGGCCAGGGACCCCTTGAGCTCCTGCCTGCCCCAGCAGGGACCcaaaaagggggagaggggcaacgGGAGGATGGAGACGGGTGACAGGGGAAGAGGCACAGACTGGCTGGCTTACCTGGTGAGATAGTGGTGGGAAGGCTCAAGGAGGGgggcagaaaaacaaagaggggaacagagacaccgaaaaggagaaaacaaacaggaagagactggcagagagagacacaggcaaggagaaagacagataaggacaggcagacagacagataaGGACAGAGCGCCAGAGAAAGCGAGATAGGGAGCCGGGACAGAAGGCCCTGCATGTGGAGTTGGGGGTTGCTGACGCCCTGGGCCCTGCCCAGCTTCTGGATCCTTCTGGACTCGGCATGCCAGGGAGTTCCTGAGAACTCAGCTGCCCTGGAGTGGCACGTCAGTgtacccccccccgcccctcccacatGCCAGGGGCCCCTGACTCACTGCCTGTTCTCAGAAATCCCCTCCTCTACCCTCTCACTTTCCCTCGCTTATAGGAACGGGGCTCAGCCAGCATAACGGACCCCCTCCCCAGCCGGGGCCCCAGCAGGACAGCCAGGTATCAGGCCCTCCGGCCCCTGAGGCCTAGGGGACAATCTCCAGTGACGGTAGGAGAGAGTAGGTCCCTGCTCACAGGGTTTATAGAGAGCTGTGGGCACCCAGGGAGGGTGGTGGCTGTGTGCAAGCTGTCAGGCGGCACACTCAAAGCTGCCTCATTCGTTTGGATTCATAATCAATCTGTCTTTTCGAGTCCATTATCTCCTTGTTAGCTCTGCGggcgagggaggggaggaggagggggcatgcaggcagaggcagggggtCAGGCCGCTGCCCCACCCTGAGGGacatcccctctccccaccctgcacctCCTAGTCCCCCGCCCAGCCcgtcccctacccccaccccacccccagggctggaCCCACTTGGGGCCTGGCAGGGAACCGGGGCGAGAGGGGACATTCAGCAGCCTGGGCCCCGATGTGAAGGCACAGGGCACTGAGTGGACTGGACCAGCGGTGGCGGCCTGGATCCCGCGCCCCTCCCATCACGCAGAGACCTAGGCCCAGACCAAGACAAGGCCATCATCTCGTCTCCTCCTGGTCTCCCTAGGGCCAttaaagagagagactgaggaccTTCCCGTTAATTACCACAAGATACCGGAGTAACTCACTGCCAATTATCACAGGCTGCTCAAGTAACTTCCAGACAGCGACGACGGTTCCCGCCTCGGACGCCTTCCAACCCGTCGCTGCCTGAGGCCAGGGTTCCTCACCCGCCCTCTaagccccaggccccaggaggAGGGTTTTTCTAGCAGTTCCTCCCCTCTTCTAGAAGTCTTGCCGGCCCCACCAGTCCCGTGGGATATTCAAGTCTTTTCCAGCCATCACCATGTGATGATGCTTGGGGACCTCTAGGTATTTCTACAGAGTACCCCCATAGGTTCACCAGCTGCTAGGGAGTACTCCAGTATTTTGTAACCAAGTGCTGCAGGACATCAGAGCACTGCAGAATGCTGGAGCTTTCTGCCAGTCTGGGGCCCTGAAAGGAGGAGAGTGTCTCAACAAGAACCCTGACTTTCTGACCCAggtagggggaggagggtggaaagGGAGtcaggacagggacagagaggccAGGGGTCTCCTTTTCCACCTCGGAATCAAGGGGTGGTGAGGCCACGGCAAGGTGGAAATGGGGAGAGGAGAGCTGGACCACCTCACCAAGCTACGCTCCTCACCACCTCCACCAGCTCAACCCCCAGCGTTGCCTGGTCATGACCCAGAACGGGGTGGGGGCTAGTTTCCCCCTGGAAAGGGGACAAGGCGGTAAGGATTTGAAACTAGGGACTCCCCGCAGCtagccaccctccccccacccccacctccaggaggCAGAGCTTGGGCTCCTGTCTGATCTCCAGAAGGCCGCTTCCACACGGCTGGGCTCCCCCAGGCCCGGTGCACGGACAGGCCCCTCGCCCCAGCCGCACTGAGCACCGCGGTGCTCCCTCCAGACGGTCGCCGCGGTGGGAGCCGCCGCCAGGTGCAGCCTCCCGCCGCGCCCGCCCCTCCCGGGCCCGGCAGGCCCGAGGGGAGTCCGCGCCCTCGGGGCTACGGCTACACCCGTCcgctcccaccaccccccccccgccccgccccgccccgccggccggACACTCACAGCTCCGTCAGGTTCTCAGCGCCCGGCAGGCGGCGGAGGCTCTCCAGGGCCCCAGCCCGGGTGCAGCGCAGCCCCGAGGGGCCGTGGGGGCAGCAGACGTCCGCGCAGGGTGCGGCGCCCGCGGACGCCAGCATCAGCCAGGCCAGCAGGCTGCCCGGCCCCGCGGCCCGGCCGTGCCCGCCCCGCGGCCCGCGTCCGCCTCGCAGCATCGCGCCGCCGGCAGCCGTCCGTGCGCTCGCAGCCGCGGCCGCCGGGCCTCCCCCGACACGTGCGCCTGCCGCGTTAAAGACCCAGCCGCCGGGAAAGGGCGGGGCCcgcggcccgccccgccccgccctgccccctccgGCTCCACCCCCGCCCCTCGGCTCCTCAGCCCCgaggctgcccccacccctttcGGGGGACCCGGCGCCCCCTTTTTTCCCCAGACCCCCGGCTCCAGAGAGAACTCCTTAGAGGtgtctgctggggtgggggggtgggggagggctgggaagTTGATCCGTTATTTCTCCCAGCCTAAAGCAGCTGCCTTTAGGGGGAAGGGAGATGACAGGGCGAGGGCAAGGTTACCGTCGGGGTCATCCCCGCCAGCCCCCGGCCTCAGATCTCCTCACGATGCGCGCCCCTGAGGGAGTGTACGATGTCACTTGGGGATAAAGAAGGCGAAACACTCCCTAAGGCctaggaagaaaggggaagggaccCCAAAAAGACGAAACGCAGGacctggggaaagaaaacaggagagggaGGGCGTCGCCCCAAAACGGCCGGAGCGCCCCAAGGAGCCGGGAGGCCCGCTTTCAGGAGACCACAGGGTGGCGCTAGAGGCGCGCGCGCAGAGTG includes:
- the NTRK1 gene encoding high affinity nerve growth factor receptor, translating into MLRGGRGPRGGHGRAAGPGSLLAWLMLASAGAAPCADVCCPHGPSGLRCTRAGALESLRRLPGAENLTELYIENQERLRHLEPSDLRGLGELRGLAIVKSGLRFVAPDAFHFTPRLSRLNLSFNALESLSWKTVQGLSLQELVLSGNPLRCSCALHWLLRWEEEGLGGVPAQRLQCPGQGPLALLSNASCGVPVLKVQTPNASVNVGDDVLLQCQVEGRGLEQAGWILTELEESATVTQSGALPSLGLTLANVTSDLNRKNVTCWAENDVGRAEVSVQVNVSFPASVQLHAAVELHHWCIPFSVDGQPAPSLRWLFNGSVLNETSFIFTEFLEPAANETVRHGCLRLNQPTHVNNGNYTLLAANPSGRAAASVLAAFMDNPFEFNPEDPIPVSFSPVDSNSTSGDPVEKKDETPFGVSVAVGLAVFACLLLSAFFLVLNKCGRRNKFGINRTAVLAPEDGLAMSLHFMTLGGSSLSPTEGKGSGLQGHIIENPQYFGDACVHHIKRRDIVLKWELGEGAFGKVFLAECYNLLPEQDKMLVAVKALKEVSESARQDFQREAQLLTVLQHQHIVRFFGVCTEGRPLLMVFEYMRHGDLNRFLRSHGPDAKLLAGREDVAPGPLGLSQLLAVASQVAAGMVYLAGLHFVHRDLATRNCLVGQGLVVKIGDFGMSRDIYSTDYYRVGGRTMLPIRWMPPESILYRKFTTESDVWSFGVVLWEIFTYGKQPWYQLSNTEAIECITQGRELERPRACPPEVYAIMRGCWQREPQQRHSIKEVHARLQALAQAPPVYLDVLG